One genomic window of Heptranchias perlo isolate sHepPer1 chromosome 12, sHepPer1.hap1, whole genome shotgun sequence includes the following:
- the LOC137327856 gene encoding insulin-like growth factor II: MDPKCPALCPTCADSACSDNSVKGRKMSPSRQLLFISIAFTMYIVDGVTAAETLCGGELVDTLQFVCGERGFYFSRATGRSNSRRQNRGIVEECCFRSCDLGLLELYCAKPVKKERDLSGTPFNLLPSANKESFRKPLVAKYSKYDFWQKRSAQRLRRGIPPSFMAQRLRRQVEEVQSLQYVKTHKPLLTLPVKPPLDVQASSKKYFSQE, from the exons ATGGATCCCAAATGCCCAGCTCTCTGCCCGACCTGTGCAGACTCAGCTTGCAGCGACAACTCCGTTAAG ggCAGAAAAATGTCCCCATCCAGACAACTGCTGTTCATTTCCATTGCTTTCACCATGTATATCGTAGATGGAGTGACTGCAGCTGAAACACTATGTGGTGGTGAGCTGGTGGACACGCTACAGTTTGTCTGCGGCGAAAGAGGATTTTACTTTA GTAGAGCGACTGGACGATCCAATAGCCGTAGACAGAACAGAGGAATAGTCGAAGAATGTTGCTTCCGCAGCTGTGACTTGGGCCTTCTAGAACTCTACTGCGCAAAACCTgtcaagaaagagagagatctcTCTGGCACACCTTTTAATCTTTTACCATCAGCGAATAAG GAAAGCTTTAGGAAGCCTTTGGTTGCCAAGTATTCCAAATATGACTTCTGGCAAAAACGATCTGCCCAGCGTCTGCGAAGAGGCATTCCTCCAAGTTTCATGGCCCAAAGGCTCAGGAGGCAAGTTGAGGAAGTCCAGAGCTTACAGTACGTCAAAACGCACAAGCCacttctgactctccctgtcaaACCACCCCTTGACGTCCAAGCGTCATCAAAGAAATACTTCAGTCAAGAATGA